The following are from one region of the Streptomyces decoyicus genome:
- a CDS encoding ABC transporter permease/substrate binding protein, whose protein sequence is MPRIPIGSWADSLVEWLRDHAEWLFHFVTTVLGGFYDGILTVLSGPEPLLLTGIFAVIAWWLRGLPAAVLTFLGFALIDSIEQWHQTMQSLSLVLVACIITIAVAVPLGVWAARNRAVSGAVRPVLDLMQTMPAMVYLIPGILFFGLGAVPGIVSTIVFSMPPAVRMTELGIRQVDGELVEAADAFGTHPRRTLFRVQLPLALPTIMAGINQVIMLALSMVVIAGMVGGAGLGGTVYLSLSSVDVKLGAEGGLAVVILAVYLDRMTSALNQRVSPLGRRALAKAQAALGGLKFLHWKPATSVATVAVVVLALIAGGMSFAGKESGGAAGTDGNGRPVSLGYVNWDEGKATTFLWKEILEQRGYKPKVQALDAGPLFTGQARGDIDVQTNAWLPTTHAEYWKKYKDKLEDLGAWYDKTSLEIAVPSYMKDVKTLDDLKGKGGTFGGKIVGIEPGAGEMKILKDKVLKDYGLGGEYKVMESSTSSMLTELDRSIHDKKPIAVTLWSPHWAYDKYKLTKLKDPKGSFGSGDSLHMLGRKGFSHDEPQVAGWMKKFHLDEKQLTSLESEVKNAGTGHEQEGVRAWLKQHPGLVNKLAPSAKAAYAKGKDAGKTPTMGFPAWDEGIATTYLWKNILEKRGYRPKLQNLDVGPMWTGLSTGQIDVETDAWLPVAQKQYWDKYKDDLVDVGAWYDKTSLEIAVPSYVKGVKTLDDLRKHKDTFGGKIIGIEPGTGEMKRLKSVVSPAYGLDGFDVTEAGTSAMLTELERAYDKKEPIAVVLWSPHWAYSKYDLTKLKDPQGTWGANNQIKTIGNKSFPKKFPEFNGWLKNWKMSADELGSLEKDIQAAGKGNEDKGVQKWIDAHPGIVDKMAPVK, encoded by the coding sequence GTGCCTAGGATTCCGATAGGCAGTTGGGCCGACAGCCTGGTCGAATGGCTGCGGGACCATGCCGAGTGGCTCTTCCACTTCGTCACGACCGTGCTGGGGGGCTTCTACGACGGCATCCTCACGGTCCTCTCCGGCCCCGAACCGCTGCTCCTGACGGGCATCTTCGCGGTGATCGCCTGGTGGCTGCGCGGTCTGCCGGCCGCTGTGCTGACCTTCCTCGGCTTCGCCTTGATCGATTCGATCGAGCAGTGGCACCAGACCATGCAGTCGCTCTCGCTGGTGCTCGTGGCCTGCATCATCACCATCGCGGTCGCCGTACCGCTCGGTGTCTGGGCGGCCCGCAACCGTGCCGTCAGCGGGGCGGTGCGTCCGGTCCTGGACCTGATGCAGACGATGCCCGCGATGGTCTACCTGATCCCCGGCATCCTCTTCTTCGGCCTCGGTGCCGTCCCCGGCATCGTGTCGACCATCGTCTTCTCCATGCCGCCCGCGGTCCGCATGACCGAACTGGGCATCCGGCAGGTCGACGGCGAACTGGTCGAGGCCGCCGACGCGTTCGGCACCCATCCCCGGCGCACGCTCTTCCGCGTACAGCTGCCGCTGGCCCTGCCGACGATCATGGCCGGTATCAACCAGGTCATCATGCTGGCGCTGTCCATGGTCGTCATCGCGGGCATGGTCGGCGGCGCCGGTCTCGGCGGCACCGTCTACCTCTCGCTCAGCTCGGTCGATGTGAAGCTGGGCGCGGAGGGCGGTCTCGCGGTCGTCATCCTCGCGGTGTACCTGGACCGGATGACCAGTGCGCTCAACCAGCGGGTCTCCCCGCTCGGCCGGCGCGCGCTGGCGAAGGCGCAGGCCGCGCTCGGCGGCCTGAAGTTCCTCCACTGGAAGCCCGCGACCTCTGTCGCGACGGTCGCGGTGGTGGTGCTCGCGCTCATCGCCGGAGGGATGAGCTTCGCCGGCAAGGAGAGCGGTGGCGCGGCGGGCACCGACGGCAACGGCCGGCCGGTCAGCCTCGGCTACGTCAACTGGGACGAGGGCAAGGCCACGACGTTCCTGTGGAAGGAAATCCTCGAACAGCGCGGGTACAAGCCCAAGGTCCAGGCCCTGGATGCCGGCCCGCTCTTCACCGGCCAGGCCCGTGGTGACATCGACGTGCAGACCAACGCCTGGCTGCCGACGACCCACGCGGAGTACTGGAAGAAGTACAAGGACAAGCTCGAGGACCTGGGCGCCTGGTACGACAAGACCTCCCTGGAGATCGCGGTCCCGTCCTACATGAAGGACGTCAAGACCCTGGACGACCTCAAGGGCAAGGGCGGCACGTTCGGCGGGAAGATCGTCGGCATCGAGCCCGGCGCGGGCGAGATGAAGATCCTCAAGGACAAGGTCCTCAAGGACTACGGCCTGGGCGGCGAGTACAAGGTCATGGAGTCGAGCACCTCGTCCATGCTCACCGAGCTGGACCGCTCGATCCACGACAAGAAGCCGATCGCCGTCACGCTGTGGTCGCCGCACTGGGCCTACGACAAGTACAAGCTGACCAAGCTCAAGGACCCCAAGGGCTCGTTCGGGTCCGGGGACAGCCTGCACATGCTGGGCCGCAAGGGCTTCTCCCACGACGAGCCCCAGGTCGCGGGCTGGATGAAGAAGTTCCACCTCGACGAGAAGCAGCTCACCAGCCTCGAGAGCGAGGTCAAGAACGCCGGTACGGGGCATGAGCAGGAGGGCGTGCGCGCCTGGCTCAAGCAGCACCCGGGGCTGGTCAACAAGCTGGCGCCGTCCGCCAAGGCCGCCTACGCCAAGGGCAAGGACGCGGGCAAGACCCCGACCATGGGCTTCCCGGCGTGGGACGAGGGCATTGCCACGACGTACCTCTGGAAGAACATTCTGGAGAAGCGGGGCTACCGGCCGAAGCTCCAGAACCTCGATGTCGGGCCGATGTGGACCGGACTGTCGACGGGGCAGATCGATGTCGAAACCGACGCCTGGCTTCCGGTGGCGCAGAAGCAGTACTGGGACAAGTACAAAGACGATCTGGTCGACGTCGGGGCCTGGTACGACAAGACCTCCCTGGAGATCGCCGTACCGTCCTACGTCAAGGGTGTGAAGACCCTGGACGATCTGCGCAAGCACAAGGACACCTTCGGCGGCAAGATCATCGGAATCGAGCCGGGCACCGGCGAGATGAAGCGCCTCAAGAGCGTGGTGTCGCCCGCCTACGGCTTGGACGGCTTCGACGTCACCGAGGCCGGGACCAGCGCCATGCTCACCGAGCTGGAGCGGGCCTACGACAAGAAGGAGCCCATCGCGGTGGTCCTGTGGTCCCCGCACTGGGCGTACAGCAAGTACGACCTCACCAAGCTCAAGGACCCGCAGGGCACCTGGGGCGCCAACAACCAGATCAAGACGATCGGCAACAAGAGCTTCCCGAAGAAATTCCCGGAGTTCAACGGCTGGTTGAAGAACTGGAAGATGAGCGCCGATGAGCTCGGCAGCCTGGAGAAGGACATTCAGGCCGCCGGAAAGGGCAACGAGGACAAGGGCGTCCAGAAGTGGATCGATGCCCATCCGGGCATCGTCGACAAGATGGCACCCGTGAAGTAA
- a CDS encoding quaternary amine ABC transporter ATP-binding protein translates to MSRLQAEHLYKVFGRRPEDAVRKLEAGASREDLRAEGTTAAVIDASIEVDEGQIFVVMGLSGSGKSTLLRTLNGLLEPTSGTVRFDGQDLTSLSDKELRKVRSEKISMVFQHFALFPHRSVLENAAYGLEVQGVPRAERTKRATEALELTGLKGWEKSWPDELSGGMQQRVGLARALATNADLLLMDESFSALDPLIRRDMQDQLLELQKALKKTIVFITHDLNEAMRLGDKIAVMRDGRIVQIGSAEDILVTPANDYVASFTQDVDRTRVLTAGAIMAEVGTVLGATTPEGKKLATAAEFRAAAPATVGVDTPLVELFTPCSTSTVPVAVTDEKGELVGAVTAERLLAVLGESAAQDPAPAVPVQAEAKTSGDGISADKTPADETSEQTSGNAPTDHDPEDKVSAGA, encoded by the coding sequence GTGTCCAGGCTGCAAGCCGAGCACCTGTACAAGGTGTTCGGCAGACGACCCGAGGACGCGGTCCGCAAGCTCGAAGCCGGCGCCAGCCGGGAGGACCTGCGGGCCGAAGGCACCACCGCTGCGGTGATCGACGCGTCGATCGAGGTGGACGAGGGCCAGATATTCGTCGTCATGGGTCTGTCCGGGTCCGGCAAGTCCACCCTGCTGCGCACGCTCAACGGGCTGCTGGAGCCGACGTCGGGAACCGTCCGGTTCGACGGCCAGGACCTCACCTCGCTCAGCGACAAGGAGTTGCGCAAGGTCCGCTCCGAGAAGATCTCCATGGTCTTCCAGCACTTCGCGCTCTTCCCGCACCGCAGTGTGCTGGAGAACGCCGCCTACGGCCTCGAAGTGCAGGGTGTACCGCGCGCCGAGCGTACGAAGCGCGCCACCGAAGCGCTCGAACTCACCGGGCTCAAGGGCTGGGAGAAGTCCTGGCCCGACGAGCTGTCCGGCGGGATGCAGCAGCGCGTGGGCCTGGCCCGTGCGCTGGCCACCAATGCCGACCTGCTGCTGATGGACGAGTCCTTCAGCGCGCTCGACCCGCTGATCCGCCGCGATATGCAGGACCAGCTGCTGGAGCTCCAGAAGGCGCTGAAGAAGACCATCGTCTTCATCACCCACGACCTGAACGAGGCCATGCGGCTCGGCGACAAGATCGCTGTGATGCGCGACGGCCGGATCGTCCAGATCGGCAGCGCCGAGGACATCCTCGTCACGCCGGCCAACGACTATGTCGCCTCCTTCACCCAGGACGTGGACCGTACGCGGGTACTGACCGCGGGCGCGATCATGGCCGAGGTCGGGACCGTGCTCGGCGCCACGACCCCGGAGGGCAAGAAGCTCGCCACTGCGGCGGAGTTCCGGGCCGCCGCACCTGCCACGGTCGGTGTCGACACCCCGCTGGTCGAGCTGTTCACGCCCTGCTCGACCAGCACCGTTCCGGTCGCCGTGACCGATGAGAAGGGCGAACTGGTCGGCGCTGTGACGGCCGAGCGGCTGCTCGCCGTCCTCGGCGAATCCGCGGCGCAGGACCCGGCCCCGGCCGTTCCCGTCCAGGCCGAGGCCAAGACCTCGGGCGACGGGATATCCGCGGACAAGACGCCCGCGGACGAGACCTCCGAGCAGACGTCCGGCAACGCGCCCACGGACCACGACCCCGAGGACAAGGTGAGCGCCGGTGCCTAG
- a CDS encoding 5'-3' exonuclease, with protein sequence MLLDTASLYFRAYFGVPESVKAPDGTPVNAVRGLLDFIARLVQDHHPDDLVACMDFDWRPQWRVDLIPSYKAHRVAEESPAGSAEPDEEEIPDTLSPQVPVIEDVLDALGIARIGAAGYEADDIIGTLTAQAKGPVDIVTGDRDLFQLVDDRRGIRILYPLKGVGTLQITDEALLREKYGVDGPGYVDLALLRGDPSDGLPGVPGIGEKTAAKLLDAYGNLAGIMAAAEDPASKVTPAQRKRLLEARPYVAVAPKVVKVATDVAVPAVDHTLPNEPADPVRLEALADQWGLGGALQRLLLTLRR encoded by the coding sequence ATGCTCCTCGACACCGCCTCTCTCTACTTCCGCGCCTATTTCGGGGTACCGGAATCAGTCAAAGCCCCGGACGGCACCCCGGTGAACGCGGTGCGCGGCCTGCTGGACTTCATCGCCCGGCTCGTCCAGGACCACCACCCCGACGACCTGGTCGCCTGCATGGACTTCGACTGGCGCCCCCAGTGGCGGGTCGACCTGATCCCCTCGTACAAGGCACACCGGGTCGCCGAGGAATCCCCGGCCGGATCCGCGGAGCCCGACGAGGAGGAGATCCCCGACACCCTCTCGCCCCAGGTCCCGGTCATCGAGGACGTCCTGGACGCCCTGGGCATCGCCCGTATCGGGGCGGCCGGCTACGAGGCCGACGACATCATCGGCACCCTGACCGCACAGGCCAAGGGCCCGGTGGACATCGTCACCGGCGACCGCGACCTCTTCCAGCTCGTCGACGACCGGCGCGGCATCCGCATCCTGTATCCGCTCAAGGGCGTCGGCACCCTCCAGATCACCGATGAGGCGCTGCTGCGCGAGAAGTACGGCGTGGACGGCCCCGGCTACGTCGATCTGGCGCTGCTGCGCGGCGACCCCAGCGACGGCCTGCCCGGCGTCCCGGGCATCGGCGAGAAGACGGCCGCGAAACTGCTGGACGCCTACGGCAACTTGGCGGGCATCATGGCCGCCGCCGAGGACCCCGCTTCGAAGGTGACCCCCGCCCAGCGCAAGCGGCTGCTGGAGGCCCGCCCGTATGTCGCGGTCGCCCCGAAGGTCGTGAAGGTGGCCACCGACGTGGCCGTCCCGGCCGTCGACCACACCCTGCCGAACGAACCGGCCGACCCCGTGCGGCTGGAAGCGCTGGCCGACCAGTGGGGCCTCGGCGGCGCATTGCAGCGCCTGCTCCTCACGCTCCGCCGATGA
- a CDS encoding siderophore-interacting protein, translating to MAAERPSRKKPTLHRARVQRTEQLTPHMVRVVLGGEGLGEFTAGEFSDHYVKLVFPLPGVQYPEPFDIAQIRAEFPRNRWPRTRTYTVRAWDPTTRELTVDFVVHGDEGVAGPWAAAAKPGEEIFLLGPGGAYVPEAGADWHLLAGDESALPAIAASLARMPAGVPVHAFIEVAGPEERQELEVPAGAGIRWLYRGAAPVGRELVAAVRALEFPAGRVQAFVHGEAGFVKELRRLLRVERDIPREALSISGYWRTGHDEDGWQAAKRDWNQQVEAEQESATATAS from the coding sequence GTGGCAGCTGAGCGTCCGTCCCGCAAGAAGCCCACCCTGCACCGCGCCCGGGTGCAGCGCACCGAGCAGCTCACCCCGCACATGGTCCGCGTGGTGCTGGGCGGTGAGGGGCTGGGGGAGTTCACGGCGGGCGAGTTCTCCGACCACTACGTCAAGCTGGTCTTTCCGCTGCCCGGCGTGCAGTACCCCGAGCCGTTCGACATCGCGCAGATCCGCGCCGAGTTCCCCCGCAACCGCTGGCCCAGGACCCGTACGTACACCGTCCGGGCCTGGGACCCCACCACCCGCGAGCTGACCGTGGACTTCGTGGTGCACGGCGACGAGGGCGTGGCCGGACCGTGGGCGGCCGCGGCGAAGCCGGGCGAGGAGATCTTCCTTCTCGGTCCGGGCGGCGCCTACGTCCCGGAGGCCGGCGCCGACTGGCATCTGCTGGCGGGCGACGAGAGCGCACTGCCGGCCATCGCCGCATCCCTGGCCCGGATGCCCGCGGGCGTACCGGTGCACGCCTTCATCGAGGTGGCGGGCCCGGAGGAACGCCAGGAGCTGGAGGTACCGGCCGGCGCCGGGATCCGCTGGCTGTACCGCGGGGCCGCACCGGTCGGCCGCGAACTGGTCGCCGCCGTACGGGCGCTGGAGTTCCCGGCCGGCCGGGTCCAGGCGTTCGTGCACGGCGAGGCGGGGTTCGTGAAGGAGCTGCGGCGCCTGCTCCGCGTCGAGCGCGACATCCCCCGCGAGGCCCTGTCCATCTCCGGCTACTGGCGCACAGGCCACGACGAGGACGGCTGGCAGGCCGCCAAGCGCGACTGGAACCAGCAGGTCGAGGCCGAGCAGGAGTCCGCGACGGCGACGGCCTCCTGA
- a CDS encoding VOC family protein, producing the protein MIDHIAIQVSNVAASAEFYDRVLAPLGGQRTKEFGEFISFGTTGHTLWLVPATDDGPAREVHLAFAADGRAAVDAFHAAAVAAGAESLHAPRLWPQYHASYYGAFVRDPDGNNIEAVCHTP; encoded by the coding sequence ATGATTGATCACATCGCGATCCAGGTCAGCAATGTGGCGGCGAGTGCGGAGTTCTACGACCGTGTCCTCGCCCCGCTCGGGGGGCAACGGACCAAGGAATTCGGCGAGTTCATCAGCTTCGGCACCACCGGACACACCCTCTGGCTCGTCCCTGCCACCGACGACGGCCCGGCCCGCGAGGTGCACCTCGCCTTCGCCGCGGACGGCCGCGCGGCCGTCGACGCCTTCCACGCCGCGGCCGTTGCGGCCGGCGCCGAGTCCCTGCACGCGCCACGGCTGTGGCCCCAGTACCACGCGTCGTACTACGGGGCCTTCGTCCGTGACCCCGACGGCAACAACATCGAAGCGGTCTGCCATACGCCGTAG
- a CDS encoding L-rhamnose mutarotase has protein sequence MCATRDEGATPVRRLGRLITLRPEHREEYLRLHAEVWPEVLAMITACHLRNYSIFLEGDVLFSYAEYVGEDYAADMARMAADPVTRRWWQLTDPCQEQTEGAVPGEWWTPMREVFHHD, from the coding sequence ATGTGTGCGACACGCGACGAGGGCGCCACCCCGGTACGGCGCCTCGGCAGGCTCATCACCTTGCGCCCGGAACACCGCGAGGAGTATCTGCGGCTGCATGCGGAGGTCTGGCCCGAGGTGCTGGCGATGATCACCGCCTGCCATCTCCGCAACTACTCGATCTTCCTCGAGGGCGATGTGCTGTTCTCGTATGCCGAGTACGTCGGGGAGGACTACGCCGCCGACATGGCCCGGATGGCGGCCGACCCGGTGACCCGGCGGTGGTGGCAGCTCACCGATCCCTGCCAGGAGCAGACCGAGGGCGCCGTACCGGGGGAGTGGTGGACACCGATGCGGGAGGTCTTCCACCACGACTGA
- a CDS encoding LLM class flavin-dependent oxidoreductase → MPVEFLGIAATNDGSEVTPRSGASFDKAYTLKLARAHEEYGWDRVLFAYGSGSPDPSPAAAYVAARTETLQILVAHRPNVSYPTFAAKTFATLDRISDGRLAVHFITGGNDHEQGREGDTLTKDERYDRTREYIRLVKKIWTTHEPFDHEGTHYRFRDFVSDTFPVQQPHPQVSFGGSSAAAYAAGGAEADIYCLWGEPLAQTAEQIASVRAAARAAGRSDVPRIQVAFRPVIAPTEELAWEKAHRTLERIRARKAGGPLSRRHPLTNPQNAGSQRLLAVAAEGERHDRALWTPTAAETGGAGNSTALVGTPETVAEALLDYYDLGVDILSARGYDLLDDAIDFGRYVIPIVREEVAKRDAERAATGGRQALSPAAAR, encoded by the coding sequence ATGCCTGTCGAGTTCCTCGGCATTGCCGCGACCAACGACGGTTCCGAAGTCACCCCCCGTTCCGGCGCTTCCTTCGACAAGGCCTACACGCTGAAACTGGCCCGTGCCCACGAGGAGTACGGCTGGGACCGGGTGCTGTTCGCCTACGGTTCCGGCTCCCCCGACCCCTCCCCGGCCGCGGCCTATGTCGCGGCCCGCACCGAGACCCTTCAGATCCTGGTGGCGCACCGCCCCAACGTCTCCTATCCGACGTTCGCCGCGAAGACCTTCGCGACGCTGGACCGGATCAGCGACGGCCGGCTCGCGGTCCACTTCATCACCGGCGGCAACGACCACGAGCAGGGCCGCGAGGGCGACACCCTCACCAAGGACGAGCGCTACGACCGCACCCGCGAATACATCCGCCTCGTCAAGAAGATCTGGACCACCCACGAGCCCTTCGACCACGAGGGCACCCACTACCGCTTCCGTGACTTCGTCTCGGACACCTTCCCCGTCCAGCAGCCGCACCCCCAGGTGTCGTTCGGAGGTTCCTCGGCGGCGGCGTACGCGGCGGGCGGCGCCGAGGCGGACATCTACTGCCTGTGGGGCGAGCCGCTGGCACAGACCGCCGAGCAGATCGCCTCGGTGCGGGCCGCGGCGCGGGCGGCCGGCCGCAGCGACGTGCCCAGGATCCAGGTCGCGTTCCGGCCGGTCATCGCGCCCACGGAGGAGCTGGCCTGGGAGAAGGCCCACCGCACCCTGGAGCGGATCAGGGCACGCAAGGCGGGCGGCCCGCTCAGCCGCCGGCATCCGCTGACGAACCCGCAGAACGCCGGGTCACAGCGGCTGCTGGCGGTGGCCGCCGAGGGCGAGCGGCACGACCGGGCACTGTGGACCCCGACCGCCGCGGAGACCGGCGGCGCGGGCAACTCCACGGCCCTGGTCGGCACGCCGGAGACCGTCGCCGAGGCCCTGCTCGACTACTACGACCTGGGCGTGGACATCCTCTCCGCGCGCGGCTACGACCTGCTCGACGACGCCATCGACTTCGGCCGGTATGTCATCCCGATCGTGCGCGAGGAGGTCGCCAAGCGCGACGCGGAGCGGGCGGCCACCGGCGGCCGGCAGGCGTTGTCACCCGCCGCCGCCCGTTAG
- a CDS encoding DEAD/DEAH box helicase, with translation MTEDMSPAERYAAAKLRAAEQATALAPFREMYDFGLDPFQVEACQALEAGKGVLVAAPTGSGKTIVGEFAVHLALEQGRKCFYTTPIKALSNQKYQDLVKRYGADKVGLLTGDNSVNSEAPVVVMTTEVLRNMLYSGSQSLVGLGYVVMDEVHYLSDRFRGAVWEEVIIHLPESVTLVSLSATVSNAEEFGDWLDTVRGDTAVIVSEHRPVPLWQHVLAGRRIYDLFEERDGQSGGRREVNPDLERLARMENSRPTFGRDKRRGRNLREADRERERRQRARIWTPSRPEVIDRLDNEGLLPAITFIFSRAGCESAVQQCLYSGLRLNDQEGREQVRRIVEARTAGIPDDDLHVLGYYEWLEGLERGIAAHHAGMLPTFKEVVEELFVKGLVKAVFATETLALGINMPARSVVLEKLVKWNGEQHADITPGEYTQLTGRAGRRGIDIEGHAVVLWQRGMNPGALAGLAGTRTYPLRSSFKPSYNMAVNLVSQFGRHRSRELLEMSFAQFQADKSVVGISRQVQKNEEGLEGYRGSMTCHLGDFEEYSRLRRELKERETELAKQGAAQRRVAAAAALEKLKPGDVIHVPTGKYAGLALVLDPGMPSGRTNGHRGFDPQDGPRPLVLTAERQVKRLASIDFPVPVEALDRMRIPKSFNARSPQSRRDLASALRTKAGHVVPSRHRKPRSEAADDREIARLRTEIRAHPCHGCAEREDHARWAERYHRLLRDTRQLERRIEGRTNTIARTFDRICALLTELDYLEGDTVTDEGRRLARLYGELDLLASECLREGVWEGLGPAELAACASALVYEARQADDAVAPKLPAGKARDALGEMVRIWGRLDALEEDHKINQAEGVGQREPDLGFAWAAYRWASGFGLDEVLREAEMPAGDFVRWCKQLIDVLGQIAAAAPPGGTVARTARKSMDGVLRGVVAYSSVG, from the coding sequence ATGACCGAGGACATGTCCCCTGCTGAACGCTATGCCGCCGCCAAGCTCCGGGCGGCCGAGCAGGCCACCGCACTCGCCCCTTTCCGAGAAATGTACGACTTTGGCCTGGATCCGTTCCAGGTCGAGGCGTGCCAGGCCCTGGAGGCCGGCAAGGGCGTGCTGGTCGCGGCCCCCACCGGATCCGGAAAGACGATCGTCGGCGAATTCGCCGTCCACCTGGCCCTGGAGCAGGGCCGAAAATGCTTCTACACCACGCCCATCAAGGCGCTGTCCAACCAGAAGTACCAGGACCTGGTCAAGCGTTACGGCGCCGACAAGGTCGGTCTGCTGACCGGCGACAACAGCGTCAACTCCGAGGCTCCGGTGGTCGTGATGACCACCGAAGTACTGCGGAACATGCTCTATTCCGGCTCGCAGTCGCTGGTCGGGCTCGGCTATGTGGTCATGGACGAGGTGCACTACCTCTCCGACCGCTTCCGCGGTGCCGTCTGGGAAGAGGTGATCATCCATCTCCCCGAGTCGGTGACGCTGGTGTCACTGTCGGCCACCGTCTCCAACGCCGAGGAGTTCGGTGACTGGCTGGACACGGTCCGTGGCGACACCGCCGTGATCGTCTCCGAGCACCGGCCGGTGCCGCTGTGGCAGCACGTCCTCGCGGGCCGCCGGATATACGACCTGTTCGAGGAGCGGGACGGGCAGAGCGGCGGCCGCCGCGAGGTCAATCCCGATCTGGAGCGGCTGGCGCGCATGGAGAACAGCCGGCCGACGTTCGGCCGGGACAAGCGCCGGGGCCGCAATCTGCGCGAGGCGGACCGCGAGCGTGAGCGGCGCCAGCGTGCCCGGATCTGGACGCCGAGCCGCCCGGAGGTCATCGACCGCCTCGACAACGAGGGCCTGCTGCCCGCGATCACCTTCATCTTCAGCCGCGCAGGCTGCGAGTCCGCCGTCCAGCAGTGCCTGTATTCGGGCCTGCGGCTCAACGACCAGGAGGGCCGCGAGCAGGTCCGTCGCATAGTGGAGGCGCGGACGGCCGGCATCCCGGACGACGACCTCCATGTGCTGGGCTACTACGAGTGGTTGGAGGGCCTGGAGCGGGGCATCGCGGCGCATCACGCCGGCATGCTGCCGACGTTCAAGGAGGTCGTCGAGGAGCTGTTCGTGAAGGGCCTGGTCAAGGCCGTCTTCGCCACCGAGACGCTGGCGCTGGGCATCAACATGCCCGCGCGTTCCGTGGTGTTGGAAAAGCTCGTGAAGTGGAACGGTGAGCAGCACGCCGACATCACTCCCGGCGAGTACACCCAGCTGACCGGCCGCGCCGGGCGCCGCGGGATCGACATCGAGGGCCATGCGGTGGTGCTGTGGCAGCGGGGGATGAACCCGGGCGCGCTGGCCGGGCTCGCCGGGACCCGTACGTATCCGCTGCGGTCCTCCTTCAAGCCGTCGTACAACATGGCGGTCAACCTCGTCTCCCAGTTCGGCAGGCACCGTTCGCGGGAGCTGCTGGAGATGTCCTTCGCGCAGTTCCAGGCCGACAAGTCGGTGGTCGGGATCTCGCGGCAGGTGCAGAAGAACGAGGAGGGGCTGGAGGGCTACCGCGGCTCGATGACCTGCCACCTCGGCGACTTCGAGGAGTACTCCCGGCTGCGGCGGGAGTTGAAGGAGCGGGAGACGGAGCTGGCCAAGCAGGGCGCGGCGCAGCGGCGGGTGGCGGCCGCGGCGGCGCTGGAGAAGCTGAAGCCCGGCGATGTCATCCATGTGCCGACCGGCAAGTACGCGGGCCTGGCGCTGGTCCTCGACCCCGGTATGCCCTCGGGGCGGACGAACGGCCATCGCGGCTTCGATCCGCAGGACGGGCCGCGGCCGCTGGTGCTGACCGCCGAGCGTCAGGTCAAGCGGCTGGCGTCGATCGACTTCCCGGTGCCGGTCGAGGCGCTGGACCGGATGCGGATCCCCAAGTCCTTCAACGCCCGCAGCCCGCAGTCGCGCCGCGATCTGGCGTCCGCGCTGCGGACGAAGGCCGGTCATGTCGTCCCGTCGCGGCATCGCAAGCCGCGCTCGGAGGCGGCCGACGACCGGGAGATCGCCCGGCTGCGTACGGAGATCAGGGCGCACCCCTGCCATGGCTGTGCCGAGCGTGAGGACCACGCCCGCTGGGCGGAGCGCTATCACCGACTGCTGCGCGACACCCGCCAGTTGGAGCGCCGGATCGAGGGGCGGACAAACACCATCGCCCGCACCTTCGACCGGATCTGCGCACTGCTGACCGAGCTGGACTACCTCGAAGGCGACACGGTCACCGACGAGGGCCGCCGGCTGGCCCGGCTCTACGGCGAGCTGGATCTGCTGGCGAGCGAGTGTCTGCGCGAGGGCGTCTGGGAGGGCCTCGGCCCGGCGGAGCTGGCGGCCTGTGCCTCGGCGCTGGTGTACGAGGCGCGGCAGGCGGACGATGCGGTGGCGCCCAAGCTGCCGGCCGGCAAGGCCAGGGACGCGCTGGGCGAGATGGTGCGTATCTGGGGCCGGCTGGACGCCCTGGAGGAGGACCACAAGATCAACCAGGCGGAGGGCGTCGGACAGCGCGAGCCGGACCTCGGCTTCGCCTGGGCCGCGTACCGCTGGGCCTCCGGCTTCGGCCTCGACGAGGTGCTCCGCGAGGCCGAGATGCCCGCCGGTGACTTCGTCCGCTGGTGCAAGCAGCTGATCGATGTCCTCGGCCAGATCGCGGCGGCGGCCCCGCCCGGCGGCACGGTCGCGCGTACCGCCCGTAAGTCCATGGACGGTGTGCTGCGCGGCGTGGTGGCGTATTCGTCGGTGGGCTGA